In Aquincola tertiaricarbonis, the genomic stretch TGCTGGCCCACCTGATGAGCAAGAACGAGATCCTGCGCGTGACCGACGGCAACGGCGCGGTGCCCGGCACCACCGAAGCCCAGTCCGCCAGCAAGAACTACGCGGCCGGCGGCCCGCTGCGCCTGTACGTCGACCAGCTCAACAAGGGCGTGGCCGTGGTGCGACCTGAAACCCCGGCCTATCCCGCCATCTCCAGCGCCTTCGCCGAGGCGATGAACAACATCTTCGGCGGTGCCGACGCCCAGAAGGAGCTGGACAAGGCGGCCAAGAAGATCGACCAGACCATCGAGGACAACAAGGGCTACCCGAGCCGCTGAGGCCGGAGGCAGACACATGAGCACCGCGATCCAGATCCCACAACCCAAGCCGAGCGCTGCAACGCCCGGCGCCTGGCTCTTCGCGGCGCCAGGTGTCGTCCTGCTGTTCCTCTTCCTCGGCCTGCCCTTCCTGATGGCCTTCGTGCTGTCGTTCACCGACCAGCGCCTCGTCACCAACGAGGAGCTGGGCACCGACTTCGTCGGCCTGCGCAACTACCTGCGGCTGTTCGAGGACGATTCCTTCTGGGCCGCGCTGAAGAACAACTTCCTGTTCGTGGCCGTGGTGGCACCGCTGCAGTCGGCCTTCGCGCTGCTGCTGGCGGTGATGGTGAACAAGCCGCTGAAGGGCTCGCGCATCTTCCGCACCGTGTACTTCATGCCGGTGGCCACCACCATGGCCGTCGTGGCCGTGGTGTGGTCGCTGATGTACAACCCCGACGGCGGCGTCATCAACCGCTTCGTCTCGGCCCTCAGCTTCGGCATGCTGGGCCCCTACGACTGGCTGCGCGACCCCACGCTGGTAATGTACGCGGTCATCGCGCTGTCCATCTGGCAGGGCGTGGGCTTCCAGATGCTGGTGTTCCTGGCCGGCCTGCAGTCCATCCCCGAAGACCTGTACGAGGCCGCCAAGCTCGACGGCGCCACGCCGGGCCAGCAGTTCTTCTGGATCACGCTGCCGCTGCTGAAGAACACCACCATCTTCGTGGTGGTCACCACCACCATCTACGCCTTTCAGCTGTTCACCCAGGTGCAGATCATCGCCAGCAGCGGCACCGCCGCGCCGATCGATTCGTTCCGCACGGTGGTGATGCTGATGGTCACCGAAGGCTTCAAGAACGGAAAGATCGGCTACGCCTCGGCCCTGGCCGTCGTGTTCTTCGCCATCGTGCTTGCGCTGTCGATGCTGCAGCGTGCCCTCGTCAAGGAAGAAAGCGCCGTCGCATGAGCCGCCCAGCCCCTTCCCAAGCCCGCCAGAACCTGCTGGCCAAGCTCGGCCAGTACGCACTGCATGCCGTGCTGTGCGCGTTCTTCCTGTTCCCGCTGCTGTTCATGTTCGTCTCGGCCTTCAAGAGCGACGAGGCACAGCTGCTGCGCGACATGAACAGCCTGGCCGCCTTCCTGCCGCAGGGCCAGCTGTCGCTGGACAACTTCCGCGAGGTGTTCACCGGCTCCAACTTCCTGCGGGCCTTCTTCAACTCGCTGTTCACCGTCAGCCTGACCGTGGTGCTCGGCATCATCGTCAACAGCATGCTGGCCTATGCGCTGGCCCGCTTCCGCTTCGCGGGGCGGCAGCTGCTGCTGTCCATCGTGGTGGCGCTGATCATCATCCCGTTCGAGGCCATCGCGGTGCCGCTGCTGCTGCTGGCCAACCAGCTGCCCTGGTTCAGCGGCGAGCTGGGCTGGCTGGACAGCTACCGGGTGCAGATCATCCCGTTCATCGCCAACGCGTTCTCGGTCTACCTCTTCTACCAGTTCTTCATCGCCTTGCCCAAGGACCTGGAAGAAGCGGCGCTGATGGATGGCGCGGGCCGGCTGCGCATCTACTGGAGCATCGTGATGCCGCTGTCCAAGCCGGTCATCGCCACCGTCGCGGTGCTGCAGTTCCTGGCCCGCTGGGGCGACCTGCTGTGGCCCATCATGGTGGTGCGCGGCGACACCTACGCCACGCTGCCGTTGGCGATGCAGACCTTCTTCGGCCAGTTCCCGCGGCAGTGGGGTGACGTGATGGCATTTGCCGCCATGGCCACGCTGCCCACGCTGCTGGTGTTCCTGATCTTCCAACGCTGGTTCGTGCGCAGCGCGATCTCCAGCGGCGTCAAAGGCTAACGAGACAACGACATGGCCAGCGTTTCACTCAAGAAAATCCACAAGACCTACGCCGGCGGCGTGCACGTCATCAAGGGCATCGACCTGGAAATCGCCGATGGCGAGTTCATGGTGTTCGTCGGCCCCTCGGGCTGCGGCAAGAGCACGATGATGCGCATGATCGCCGGGCTGGAAGACATCACCGA encodes the following:
- a CDS encoding carbohydrate ABC transporter permease, with the translated sequence MSTAIQIPQPKPSAATPGAWLFAAPGVVLLFLFLGLPFLMAFVLSFTDQRLVTNEELGTDFVGLRNYLRLFEDDSFWAALKNNFLFVAVVAPLQSAFALLLAVMVNKPLKGSRIFRTVYFMPVATTMAVVAVVWSLMYNPDGGVINRFVSALSFGMLGPYDWLRDPTLVMYAVIALSIWQGVGFQMLVFLAGLQSIPEDLYEAAKLDGATPGQQFFWITLPLLKNTTIFVVVTTTIYAFQLFTQVQIIASSGTAAPIDSFRTVVMLMVTEGFKNGKIGYASALAVVFFAIVLALSMLQRALVKEESAVA
- a CDS encoding carbohydrate ABC transporter permease; this translates as MSRPAPSQARQNLLAKLGQYALHAVLCAFFLFPLLFMFVSAFKSDEAQLLRDMNSLAAFLPQGQLSLDNFREVFTGSNFLRAFFNSLFTVSLTVVLGIIVNSMLAYALARFRFAGRQLLLSIVVALIIIPFEAIAVPLLLLANQLPWFSGELGWLDSYRVQIIPFIANAFSVYLFYQFFIALPKDLEEAALMDGAGRLRIYWSIVMPLSKPVIATVAVLQFLARWGDLLWPIMVVRGDTYATLPLAMQTFFGQFPRQWGDVMAFAAMATLPTLLVFLIFQRWFVRSAISSGVKG